From a single Leptospira levettii genomic region:
- the gyrA gene encoding DNA gyrase subunit A translates to MTEQNGQENESNKTLALNLSGRPDVAGALKAGVRVIPVEIEDQMKEAYLDYAMSVIVGRALPDVRDGLKPVHRRVLHAMNERAWRSDRPYVKSAKIVGEVIGNYHPHGDSAVYETMVRMAQTFSMRETLIDGQGNFGSVDGDNAAAYRYTEARLTKLAEELLKDIEKNTVSFSPNFDDTRQQPDVLPANFPNILVNGSTGIAVGMATNIPPHNLKEAVNAVIAMIQNPDITLPELMKILPGPDFPTGGIIIGGEGLYQAYATGKGSIRIRSKVEIIENNKGREIIVIHEIPYQVNKKNLLEKIGDLVNEKLIEGISEILDLSDRKGIRVEIHVKKDANAQVILNQLFKLTQLQVSYGITMLAILDNRPKIFSLKEILKSYAEHRREVVVRRTEFDLDKAQKRAHILEGLRIALENIDEVIRIIRASKDVREAQSSLMATFALSELQADAILEMRLQRLTSLEVQKIIDELEQVRILIADLEDILAKPERVKSIICDELGKVSQSFGNTRSTEISLESLESSTFNAEDLIADEEVVVQLSEDMFIKRLPMDTFRRQKRGGKGVQGISTKREDFVKKLSSAMTHDNLMLFSNKGRAFLLKVYELPIGSKEARGKSLKAVINLNDDEMITSLFTFRNFDDSYLLMVTKEGFVKKIQLDEFTNTKKSGIIAIGLRDGDELIDVIANPNNYDVFIGSKNGLAIRMNLNELRSQGRTASGVTAMKLEDDDAIAGITKVEPNTHLFCISENGFGKRTDFEEFSTKGRGGKGMTYLKIGEKNGRAVGISSVKEEDELLVITQSGMAIRVEVKTISMVGRSAMGVKVVNTKDEDFVKDFAVVRETDSDQAES, encoded by the coding sequence ATGACCGAACAAAACGGCCAAGAAAACGAATCAAACAAAACCTTAGCACTCAATTTATCCGGTAGACCAGACGTAGCCGGTGCCTTAAAAGCTGGTGTCAGGGTCATTCCGGTAGAAATCGAAGACCAAATGAAGGAAGCTTACCTTGATTATGCGATGAGTGTCATCGTAGGTCGAGCTTTACCGGATGTGCGTGATGGATTAAAACCAGTGCATAGACGTGTCCTCCATGCGATGAATGAAAGGGCATGGAGATCGGATAGACCTTATGTAAAATCTGCAAAAATAGTCGGGGAAGTAATTGGTAACTATCACCCTCACGGTGACTCCGCTGTCTATGAAACCATGGTTCGTATGGCGCAAACATTTTCCATGCGAGAAACACTCATTGATGGCCAAGGTAACTTTGGATCCGTCGATGGGGATAACGCTGCAGCCTATCGTTATACAGAAGCTCGACTCACTAAACTTGCTGAAGAATTACTCAAAGATATAGAAAAAAATACTGTTAGTTTTTCACCTAACTTTGATGATACAAGACAACAACCTGACGTATTACCAGCAAACTTTCCTAACATTTTGGTCAATGGTTCGACAGGGATTGCTGTGGGAATGGCAACCAACATCCCGCCACATAACCTTAAAGAAGCGGTAAATGCTGTGATAGCGATGATTCAAAATCCAGATATCACTTTGCCTGAGCTTATGAAAATACTTCCGGGTCCTGATTTTCCGACGGGTGGGATCATCATTGGTGGGGAAGGATTGTACCAAGCTTATGCTACTGGAAAAGGATCGATTCGAATCCGTTCCAAAGTGGAGATCATTGAAAATAACAAAGGTCGCGAAATCATCGTCATTCATGAGATTCCTTATCAGGTAAACAAGAAGAACCTTCTTGAAAAAATCGGAGATCTTGTGAATGAAAAACTAATCGAAGGGATTTCTGAAATATTAGATCTCTCTGATCGAAAAGGGATTCGTGTCGAAATTCATGTTAAAAAAGACGCAAATGCACAAGTAATCTTAAACCAATTATTTAAGTTAACACAACTCCAAGTGAGTTATGGAATCACGATGCTTGCGATTTTGGACAATCGTCCAAAAATTTTCTCTTTAAAAGAAATTCTTAAATCATATGCAGAACATAGGCGAGAAGTTGTTGTTAGACGAACTGAATTTGATTTAGACAAAGCACAAAAAAGAGCTCACATCTTAGAAGGACTCAGGATTGCCTTAGAAAATATCGATGAAGTGATCCGAATCATTCGGGCTTCGAAAGATGTAAGAGAAGCACAAAGTTCCCTCATGGCTACGTTTGCTTTATCTGAATTACAAGCCGATGCTATTTTGGAAATGCGTTTGCAACGTTTAACTTCACTCGAAGTCCAAAAGATCATTGATGAGTTGGAACAAGTGAGAATTCTGATTGCAGATCTTGAGGACATTTTGGCAAAACCAGAACGAGTCAAATCCATCATTTGTGATGAACTTGGCAAAGTATCTCAATCCTTTGGAAATACTCGATCAACAGAAATCAGTTTAGAATCCTTGGAATCTTCTACGTTCAATGCAGAAGATTTAATTGCAGATGAGGAAGTGGTTGTCCAACTTTCTGAAGATATGTTTATCAAACGCCTTCCAATGGATACATTCCGCCGGCAAAAACGAGGTGGGAAAGGAGTCCAAGGGATCTCCACTAAAAGGGAAGACTTTGTTAAGAAACTTAGCAGTGCAATGACCCATGATAACCTGATGTTATTTTCCAATAAGGGAAGGGCATTCTTACTCAAAGTTTATGAATTGCCGATTGGTTCGAAAGAAGCACGAGGAAAATCATTAAAGGCAGTCATCAACCTCAATGATGATGAAATGATTACATCCTTATTTACCTTCAGAAATTTTGATGATTCTTATCTTCTCATGGTCACCAAAGAAGGATTTGTTAAAAAAATCCAATTGGATGAATTTACAAATACGAAAAAATCAGGAATCATTGCAATTGGTTTACGTGATGGAGATGAGCTCATTGATGTCATTGCCAATCCAAATAACTACGATGTGTTCATTGGTAGTAAAAATGGACTCGCAATTCGAATGAATTTAAATGAACTGCGCTCCCAAGGAAGAACTGCTTCTGGAGTCACAGCTATGAAGTTGGAAGATGACGATGCCATTGCAGGAATTACAAAGGTAGAACCTAACACACATTTGTTCTGTATTTCTGAAAATGGATTTGGAAAACGAACTGACTTCGAAGAATTTTCTACCAAAGGTCGTGGTGGAAAAGGTATGACTTACCTCAAAATTGGGGAAAAAAATGGAAGGGCAGTTGGTATCTCTTCTGTGAAAGAAGAAGATGAATTACTTGTGATCACTCAATCGGGTATGGCAATCCGAGTTGAGGTGAAAACAATTTCAATGGTTGGTAGATCTGCCATGGGTGTGAAAGTTGTCAATACGAAGGATGAAGATTTTGTAAAAGACTTTGCCGTCGTTCGAGAAACAGATTCAGACCAAGCGGAATCGTAA
- the gyrB gene encoding DNA topoisomerase (ATP-hydrolyzing) subunit B, with product MSNQTDQNAYSASKIKILEGLEAVRKRPGMYIGTQDESGLHKMVYEVVDNSVDEAMAGHCTEIDVRILPENIIEVRDNGRGIPTGIHPDKGKSTIEVVLTILHAGGKFENDAYKVSGGLHGVGVSVVNALSTYLEVEVHQEGKLHYQKYQAGVPIEDVKIIGETKHRGTVVRFKPDDTIFTTVDFSFDTLSARFREIAFLNKGLLIRIEDQRKEEIAKHEFKFDGGIVSFVEYITESKHPLHKVLHFVGEKENVWAEIALQYCDTYSENIFCFTNAINNNLGGTHLEGFRTALTRTLNDHLKKDQTLFKKQPNGLQGDDIKEGICAVISIKIPQPQFNSQTKEKLVNAEVKGLMQTITGEGLNRYFEENPAVIKKILEKCILASKAREAARRARDLTRRKTVLEGGGLPGKLADCSEKDPEHCELFLVEGDSAGGSAKQGRDRNTQAILPLKGKILNVEKARLDKILSNEEIRTLITVMGTGIGDDEFNVEKLRYRKIIIMTDADVDGSHIRTLLLTFFFRYMKPIIEQGSLFVAQPPLYLLKFGKEAVYVYSDREKDEILKARPNDKVVIQRYKGLGEMNPEQLWDTTMDPKERVMLQVKLQDFVEAEDTFNILMGDEVSPRRRFIEANSYKVANLDL from the coding sequence ATGTCCAACCAAACCGATCAAAACGCCTATTCAGCCTCAAAAATCAAGATCCTAGAGGGTCTAGAGGCGGTCCGGAAACGTCCCGGAATGTATATCGGAACCCAAGATGAGTCGGGCCTCCATAAGATGGTTTATGAGGTCGTGGACAACTCCGTGGACGAAGCAATGGCTGGCCATTGTACTGAAATTGATGTTCGCATTTTACCAGAAAATATCATAGAAGTCCGAGACAACGGACGAGGAATTCCTACTGGCATTCACCCTGACAAAGGTAAGTCAACCATTGAAGTTGTACTGACCATCCTTCATGCTGGTGGTAAGTTTGAAAATGATGCGTATAAGGTATCAGGTGGATTACATGGGGTGGGGGTGTCTGTCGTAAACGCACTTTCTACGTATTTGGAAGTGGAAGTTCACCAAGAAGGAAAACTCCATTACCAAAAATACCAAGCAGGTGTACCGATTGAAGATGTTAAAATCATCGGCGAAACAAAACACCGCGGAACAGTCGTTCGCTTTAAACCAGATGATACCATTTTTACGACTGTTGATTTTTCCTTTGATACTCTTTCTGCTCGGTTTAGAGAAATTGCTTTTTTAAATAAAGGTCTTCTCATCCGCATCGAAGATCAAAGAAAAGAAGAAATAGCAAAACACGAATTTAAGTTTGATGGTGGAATTGTTTCCTTTGTCGAATACATCACTGAATCCAAACACCCACTACATAAAGTTTTACACTTTGTGGGAGAAAAAGAAAATGTTTGGGCTGAAATTGCGCTTCAATATTGTGATACCTATAGCGAAAATATTTTCTGTTTTACCAATGCCATTAACAACAATTTGGGTGGAACACACTTAGAAGGTTTTAGAACCGCACTTACAAGAACTCTTAACGACCATCTGAAGAAAGACCAAACCTTATTCAAAAAACAACCCAATGGTTTGCAAGGTGATGACATCAAAGAAGGAATTTGTGCAGTTATCTCCATTAAAATCCCACAACCTCAGTTCAATTCACAAACAAAAGAAAAGTTAGTGAATGCAGAAGTAAAGGGACTCATGCAAACCATCACAGGTGAAGGACTCAATCGATACTTTGAGGAAAATCCTGCGGTGATCAAAAAGATTCTGGAAAAATGTATCTTAGCCTCAAAAGCAAGAGAAGCCGCAAGGCGAGCAAGAGACCTCACTCGTCGTAAAACAGTGTTAGAAGGTGGTGGCCTTCCCGGGAAACTTGCTGATTGTTCCGAAAAGGATCCTGAACACTGCGAACTTTTCCTGGTGGAGGGGGACTCAGCGGGTGGATCAGCCAAACAAGGACGAGATCGAAATACACAAGCTATCCTTCCTCTGAAAGGTAAAATTCTAAACGTAGAAAAAGCACGTTTGGATAAAATTCTATCGAATGAAGAAATCCGTACACTAATCACTGTTATGGGAACAGGTATCGGTGATGATGAATTTAATGTAGAAAAATTACGTTACCGAAAAATCATTATCATGACAGATGCCGACGTGGATGGTTCCCATATTCGAACCTTACTTTTAACTTTTTTCTTCCGTTATATGAAACCAATCATCGAACAAGGATCTCTCTTTGTTGCCCAACCTCCTTTGTATCTGTTGAAGTTTGGTAAAGAAGCGGTGTATGTATATTCAGACCGTGAAAAAGATGAAATCTTAAAAGCCAGACCAAATGATAAAGTAGTCATCCAACGATACAAAGGACTTGGAGAGATGAACCCAGAACAACTTTGGGATACAACTATGGATCCAAAAGAACGCGTAATGTTACAAGTTAAGTTACAAGACTTTGTCGAAGCAGAAGATACCTTTAATATTCTGATGGGTGATGAAGTTTCGCCACGTCGTCGTTTTATAGAAGCTAACTCTTACAAAGTAGCAAATTTAGATCTTTAA
- a CDS encoding DUF721 domain-containing protein yields MKKVELSELFQSLEKLGLDRETVFQDQILKKLRLQWNDIVGDVFGKQSFPKSIDGKKLTVVCRHSMVSQELEFQKSELLQKINRITSPVLLEKIHFKTGNEFQNPRS; encoded by the coding sequence ATGAAAAAAGTAGAACTTTCAGAACTTTTTCAAAGTCTCGAAAAACTTGGTCTCGATCGCGAAACGGTTTTCCAAGACCAAATCTTAAAAAAACTTAGATTGCAATGGAACGACATTGTAGGAGATGTTTTTGGCAAACAAAGTTTTCCTAAATCCATTGATGGAAAAAAACTAACAGTCGTTTGTCGTCACTCCATGGTATCCCAAGAATTGGAGTTTCAAAAATCGGAACTTTTACAAAAAATCAATCGAATCACAAGCCCAGTTTTATTGGAAAAAATCCATTTCAAAACGGGAAATGAATTCCAAAATCCAAGGTCTTAA